The Podospora bellae-mahoneyi strain CBS 112042 chromosome 7, whole genome shotgun sequence genomic sequence GCGAAAAGTCCTTCCATCAGGCGATCCTCTTCATTGGCTGGTGGGTCGGATTCTGCTTTGAATGTCTCCAGACTAGCTACCCCCTCAATATTGCGGAGGTCGTTTTCACCGTCATCCTGGGGCTCAGCCTTGACCGTAACGGAGGCGACTTCACGAGCAGCTGCCTTCTTTGCAGAAGGGCCGAGCAGAACCCTATCCTGCCCAGGTATAAGAAGCTCCTTGGGTCCGGATTTCATAAAGTTCTTGGCTTCACTTCCCTTGAACAGCTGGCTCGTCTCTGTCATGCCGTCTTCATACGAGCTGAGACTGAAAAGATCATGCAAAtcgttgaggttgaagttggTCTGTTGTTTCGAGTCTTTGAGTACCTTGTTGGACAGAAATTGCTTGAAAATCTGGCGATGATAGATCTTCTCCTCAATCGTACCAGCCGTCATCAGGCGGTAAATagtcacctccctcttctgaCCCAATCTCCACGCTCTCTCCCGTGCTTGTACGTCCGTAGACGGATTCCAGTCGGGATCAAAGATGATGACTCGGTTAGCACCTGTCAAGTTCACCCCTAGTCCGCCGACCTTGGTTGTTAGCAAGAACACGTCAAGACTTGGATCGTTGTTGAACTGGTCGACGAGGGTTTGGCGCTGCTTTATTGGTGTTTTGCCATCCATGCGCAGATACCTCACATCGTCCAGCCGCTGAACAAAAGCCTCAATGATGTCTAGCATTTGTGTGCCCTGGCAGAATAACAGTGTCTTGTGTCCGAGTCGTTTCCACATCGGTAGCAGAGACTGGACGACTGCCATCTTGCCTGACTTCTCAACGCTCCCCCAGAGATATCCAGGCTCATTCTTGAGTCGGGGATTCAGCAGATCTGGATGATTACAGATCTTGCGAAGAATATCAATACCATAAAGCGACTGACGGCTCCTATCAAGGATCGATGCCATTTCGTCCGACTTGAGAAAGAGCTCGTAGGCCTCCCGCTGGGGCTTAGAGAGCTTGCAAAACAGAACCTGTTCGCTCTTTTTCGGTAGATCCGCAGCAACGTCTACCTTGAGACGTTGAAGGAGATACGGGCTGATGGCCTCTTTGAGTGTCTCGGCGCATTTTTGTGCTGTCATGATCTGAAGATTGGTCGCATTAGCGTAACCTCCGAGTTTGATGGGGACTTCGAACTGAGTCCGGAACGAAACCAGGGTCCCGAGGCGCATAGGAAAAATGAAATCGAAGAGTGACCAGAGCTCTGTGAGATTATTTTGCATTGGTGTGCCAGATAAGATGATCCTGTTTGGTGTTCGGAGCTCCTTGCAGTAGATTGTGATTGCAGTGTTGGGATTCCGAATCTTGTGACCCTCGTCCAAAACAGCATAACCCCATTCCACGGGGATCAAAACATCGCCATAGGTTTGGAGACCGGCATAAGTGGTGACCAGCACATGGCCGTGTTTCACCACTTTGTCTACAATCTTCTTCGCTGCCTTGCTGGATTTGGCGGGACTTTTCGTATCCCAGTTATCCTCCACATCTTCCCTTTTGCCCTCATCAAGGACGTTGAACATTCCACTGCCTGAAGAGTGCAGAATCGACACGCGGAGAGGTGGCCACCAGCGATGAAACTCGTTGACCCACTGCCGCAGAACGGTTGCCGGTGCAACTACAATGACTGGCTTGTTCAACATCTTGCTGTAATGTAAAGCCGCCACGAACGAGATCAGCTGTACTGTTTTACCGAGTCCCATCTCATCGCCGACGATGCCACCCACCTGCTGAGCATACAACTCAGCCAGCCATTGAACACCTGTCTTTTGGTAATCGAAAAGCGAAGGGTAAATGTCACCCGGGAGCTTCATTCCATTCTCAAATTGATGGTCAGATTCGTCGGGAGAAGGCTTGAACCactcttcctcgccgtccCACTCGCTCTCAACCTCTTGACCCAGTCTGAGCTGGCGGGCTCGCCTTGCACGACTTCTTCGCTTGACCCAATCTTCCAATCGGGCCTGATACACAGCTTCATTACCGTCGTCAATGTTGCTCAAATCGACCTTTTCCTCACCAACGCCATCCGCCGCAGTGGCGACacctttcccccttttcctctttttctttagAGTTGTGTCGGTCATGTCGAAATCATCCTCCAAAgactcgtcctcctcatcatctctgGCACCGTCTTCAGGCTCAAATTCGTCATCGGATCCTCCTTCGACCTCCTGCACTactctcctcttctttctAGGCCGTAGCGAAAACTCCAACTCGGCCGTTGAACTGTTCTCGGTCTCCTCTGCAAACCCTGGCCTCCTTAGATTTTGATGACTTCGCGGCCCGTCCCCGACCTGCTCCTCGATTTCCTCCGCAACAGCCTCGTCTTCAGCTTCAATAATCGCATCAGCGAGTTCTCCTTCCACCCCATCTGGTCTCGGTCCACCAAACGTCGCGAATGGGGTGATTTTGCCAGTCCTGATCAAATATTCTCTTTGCGTCTCATTGGGAAGCCTTCCACCCACCGCTCCGGCCCCTTTGGACTGTGTCTCTGCTGCTCCCTCCTGATGTCTAGCCTCAATCCTGGTCTCAAAGTCCCTAACATCTTGCTCACAAATCTCAATCTCAGAGTCCAGCCGGGTGATTTCCTTCTGAATCCTAAGCCTGTTGGCAGGCGTGAGGCGGCCAGAAGTGAGTTTGGCCTGTTGGGTCTTTCGCTGGTTTTCCAGCCTCACTTTTTGGATCTGGGCTTTCTCGATACGCTTCCTGTCGCGAGTGTCTTCGGCTTCGATAAGGGCCGCGTTGGCTTGGAGGGTAATGTCGCGTTCTAGTTCGTCTTGGTCACGGACGTTTTCGGTAAGGTGAGCAAGGGCGGAAGCTTCGTCATCGAGATTGGGGGCGGCAAGGTCGGGGACGGGGTTCTCCATTGTGCTTTCGATGGCGGCGTTGGATTCTTTGGTCGATAGCGAATTCGGTTTGTCGGTTTGTGGTATTTCTTGCGAGGCATCACCGGCCGCATCGGGGCTTTCCGCCTCTGGGGGGCTCATAATGACGCTGTATTTTGGCGGCATTGCGGATGGCAATTTGCGATCTGCAAAGCCAATTTCGTGACCTTCGAGGTGGAGTGAATGATGGCGTTTCTGAAGCAATCAAAGGAGGAAAACAAGATTTCAAGTGCAATGAGACTGGATGGTACTTGCCATTCTAACTGCGACAAAAAATTAGGTGGAAGTTGTTGCTCAAAAGATGCCGTTCACTGTACGACGGACCTCCTGCCTAGAAGTCGCCATGGGAGCAAATGACGCATCGAATCCACTCAGTCGCGCGCATCGAAACACCGCGCGATCATGTGACCTAAATTGCGTGCATCTTGCTTAGCTCAGCCCTGTGAGGCCAAAGTGGAGCCTTGGCAAGGGttcaggggagggggccgacTTCAACGTTCAACATCCTTGCTCGACGTCAATCTCAACGACAACTCATCCTATGTTGGTCATTTAGCTGGATATCGTTTTATACTTCCAACTTTCTCGACCATCACTACCGTGTCTTTAGACCATTGCGAAACTACGAGGAGTAGAAAAGCTTTCAAGGATCGTGGGCGGCCCGCGAGCATCAATATCAAAAGTGTGGCTGGTAATCTGACATTTGGAAAACTGCTGTTCAGAGCAACGCAAGGCTTTTGAAGACTAGCCAATATCAAACCACTTATACAAGCATATCTGCAAGGAACAAATCTGGATCTACCTATACAGGCGCACAAATGAGAATGTCCAAAACAAGGTATAGTTCTAGACAGCCAGTCATGATCGTCAGTTATCCGTACACAGCTGAAAGCATGCCATAGAATGTGTCAACTTAGCAAAACATACTCGATGCATAATGGTCTCCCCTAGGCAATATCACCGAGACGTCCTACATGGCTTACTGAGATCTCCAGGAAGATTGGTTACACTGATGTCTGGCAAGCATGCTATCCTATGGGATGAGAGAGCGGGAGATTTTCGTGTCAAGAAGACAAGCCAGATACCAAGACTCTTGATTGCTGCCCGTTCTGGGCTCTGGACTTGATGAAACAGTAGCCCTTGGGACGCAAGGGTGAGGTTGCAAGAGATGGGGGCATTGCCGCCATGAGATCCACGAAACCATGAAAGCTGTACACCACACCATGCGTGTCTATCGCCCACCCGCACCGTTCTCGTTAAAGGCATTGACTGCCCTTACACAGGTAGAATCCAGGGGCGGAGACCCGTGGAGTCTTTGGTAAGGGATGTACCGTTTGTACCGTCTTCTCCGGCCAGAAAACCTGGAACCTTGACCAAAGCGGGTGGTCGTCTCACACTAGCAGAGAAATTTTCCACTCATCACCTCCCACTCATGTGTTCTGCCCTCGTCATTCGTCGGCGTCCTgcccttcctttcccccgGTGGGCTCCTGTGGAAACCCCGCTACAAGAGCGAAGGCATTAGAAATCAGGGTGGTCCAATAGCCGCAGAACACGAAGGCTCATCTGCGAAGTCTCCTTCTCAAACAGGCAGACGAGGCGCTGAGAGGGGGTTCTTGGTGTGCAGTCACTCTCTCCTACCTCACCGCCCTTTGCGATTGCTCGTTTCACGGGCCGGATAACATGAGGTATCGAGTTCTCTTGCTGTTGGGTCGCAACTTAGTAGGGAGGATCGATCTGTCTTTTACGCATGGTATACGGGTAAAGTTGTTCCGACTCTGGAGTCCCTCACCATGTTATCTTCGTACTTCaggggcggcgaggaggaaaatgTTAACGgactggctggctggtggtgtgaTACACACCCTGTGAAAAGTTCGATAAGCTTTGATCGGGATGCCCTTTCTGCGACACACCGTCGCCGTTTCCCCGCTCGGTACCCTTTTGCCTTCTCCTTTGATCATGGCGTTAGGCTCTTTCCGGCCTTAAAGGTTGTTGATATACCCTCATATAGCGGCCTGATATAGCCCGGGTCTGGGGGTAGAACACGACTCCACTCTTGCCACAGAATGATAAAAAAGCGCGCTGCTGATGGGgccctccaacctcctcaaattCTGTGTGCAGTCGTCTCTTGATCGGTCATGGTGCGAGCTGTCTCGGTTTCTGCAAGTGGTAAGTATGTCGTTGTCTGGTTTTGCCGCAGTGCATAGACGGGGTCAACCGGTATCGCGAGTTCTTGGCGCTTACAGAACTGCAGACCCTTCCCTCATGTATCACTATCGGATAAACTCAAGATCCTTAAGAATATCTGAGATGACTGGCGTGGTGTTTCTGTCGGTCCAAGAGCCACAGGCTACCAACCTGCGCTTTGACACTGCTTCTGTCTTGTGGTCGTGGTCCCAGCCAGTTTGCTCCACCGGGTGAAGCAAGTCGCAATTTATACGAGACGCAAGTGATATCGCGGGCTTGGTGGCCGCATGGTGTGGTTGCCAAGTCAGTGGGTAAGCCGCCCTCTACACTGCATGTGCCGTCCAGGAGCAATAGCCGCCAGCAGAGAACTGCGCGGCTTCAGCAGGTACCGCTTCAGGGCACCTGGAGATATACCATGAGCTTCACCAATCCCAATCACCTACTGAGGGAGACCAACACACTGAGGGGAGCATAAGACCGTATATTAGAAATTAATCTCCGATTGGGTCACGTCCCGTCTGATGTCGCAATGGGGGCGAGGCCATGATCCTCTGTATCTGGAGTTTGTTATCTCGGCCGTACTTTGGAGTTGGGTGTTGAAGGAATGGGAACCATCTTAGCGTTATTTAGAAAGAAACACCGAACTCGCCTGTCTTGGGTGACAGTGCGATACTTCATTAAAGTTGTCGGTTGCTTTCAGAGTGCTGGTTAGAGAGCCACAAGTAGCACGAGCAGCAAGATTGCAAGGCTGGAAAGGTTTTGACGGTAGATGGCGAGGTCGAAACATGTATGGTCAGGCAAAGCCAGGTATCTGGTACACCGAGGAGCCTGTCGCTCACATCTCGCGGGACGACCCATAACCAACCGAGAGGTGTTACGCATAGAAACCTTGGCGCCATCGCGCTACACAGAGAGTTTCTCGTGGAGCGTGTTGCTCGATCACTGGTGAACCAAACTACAGGACGCAATTTCGCAGAGAAGGTAATGCCGTGCCCCGACCAAGGCAGTGGCGGTCTGCCAACCTCCATGAACCAGGCACAAAGATGACCTGAGGGCGGGGGAACGACAGTTCCAAGGTTGACTGGGTTAGGTACCTAGGTGACTGACAACAGGATCCAGGGAGATAGTGGTGCATCAGCAGCGCAAAGGAGCTTTTTTCTCGGAGTATTACCGAAACAGGGGTCTCGCCTCCTGCAAAAAACCTGCCTGTCAGCGCCCAACAACCCCTGTGCTGTCCAGTCCTGATCTCCAAGCGATGTAGCTCCTGTGGCTGTCCAAAAGCGAAGCAGAAACCGATTCGACCACGGAAGGTCAAGAAGGCGTATCGTGATTGTTGGCAAGTGTTTCAGTTCCAGATACATGTGTCTGCCGCACGTCATGCATACTGCGCGTATATTGTTGCCAAGGAGCCAGACCATGACAGAGACGAGCCTCGTTGGGAGGGAATATGGCGAATTCTCCGAGACCTACTTGGCGAAGCTGTAGCAGGGGCCAACTTCCACAACCCTGCCTCCAGGGGTGTGCCGCAACAGCCGACTGCATCTCTGCACGTGGAGGTTTTCTGTGACTCGGAATCCATATGTTGGAAGCGGACGGGGAATGCGGAGTAGCTATGAGGGTGACAGGCTCAATATACAGTGCAGCGACGAGATACTCAAAGGAGATCCCGAGGGGAATGGTGTAAAAGGTGATGATGTAGCTATTTGTCACCAGATACCTAAGACACCCTAGGCAGCCGGCCCTATCTTGGCAACCGTTGAAGCGCACGGAGCAAGCCTTATTTCGTATGAACAACTCCTAGATGCTTCTAGTTGGATCTGACTGTCGTGATTTCATCTGGATGTGAACTCTGAAGAGGAATAAACAATATACAATTATGTAGACAAGGCCTTCTCCATGCCGTCTTAAAAAGTGTAAACATGGTTGATCAGAACACCTAGGAGAGAATATTGTAGAAGTATGTATGCCACTGCCTTTTCAGCTTTCAAGTTCCGATCCAAACACAGCTGGCCTTGGATATCTTCTGTGCACGCGACAATCCTCTCCGAGGATCCACCTAGCTCGTCCATAGCTTGCGCTTGTGTCCTCTCCTGTCTCTCGTGTGTATCCTCTTCTTGTCCGTCCATGCAAAATATTACCCTTTCGTTGCCCCCGGGAATCGTGCCTCATTCCTCGGTCGTAGGCGTTGCGTAGTCTATAGTCGCGCGCCTGTCGTGTATGTCGTAACTTTCCACCCATCCGACCGAGTCTATATCATAAAAAAGCTAAAACAAATGTGTAGGACGAAATAGATGCCACAAAGGAAAAACAGAGCACAAAATTGTAGAATTTCAGCGGTTTCGGGGTATCTCAAATATTAGCGCCGCTTCTGTTCCAACAAAACAGCAAGCCCATCCCCTAAACATAAATCCATCCGCTAACAAGAAAAGTAAATCAAGAAGCACGAGAGTGCGTAAAGAAGATGAAAAGGTATTGGCTGTGGATAAGCAAATCCAGTGTATGTGAAGGTAAATCCTAGATCGGGCCCTGTTCGATGGGCGATATGGACAATGTGTCTGTGGAAGCTGGAAGGAAGCCCCTACGGGTCGTACTGGATGCTGTCACTGGAGTTGTGACGGGTAAACGGTGGTGTCTCCCTCAGGTGCTGGAGCTCCTGGTGGAGACGCTGATTGCTATAACTCTTCGCCTGATAGCTGTGCTGCCCTCTCGCGGCATGCAGCTGGTGTGAATCCGGTGCCGACTTTGTTGGCAACGATACGCCACTTTTCGTTTTCGTAATCTTGCAGAGCGGTTTTGAGTTTTTGATCCTAGACTGCTGTCAGCTTTTTCTGACATTGCTTGTCAGAGTGCAAAGGGGGATGCTGACCGTTTCATCCGTCCACTGTGTTGTCTTCGCCTTGAGTTTGGTGCAGTAACGCACTTGCAATGTCCCGCTTGACCGACCAGGGAAGAAGTCCGCAATTTGTTTCCACGTTAAGctcttgttctccttcaAGTCAATCAAGAGCTGATCATCCTCTGGCGTAAACTTCAGCTTAGGCCCCCTCGGTCTGGGAGCTGGGGCTGGCATCCCAGCTTGCCCAACCACGCTCGGAGCTCCGGCTCCTATGCTGCTCTCCCCATCACGTCGCATCAACTTGTTCGGAGGTCCTGTGTCTGgcagccggtggtggtgatgtgctGGCGGGACTCCCGTTGCTTGGGCATAGGCAGCGCCTAGGGGCGTTTGCTGCATTGAATCCAGCTCATTCTGTTCAAGTTCCGATATGCCGGGAACCGCAAGATCGAGATCATCAGGCCGTTGACGCTTCACGCCGGCAGTAGACCCATGGGTCGGGGTTAGAGATGGGTAGAGGGGGGGCACGACGTTGTGGGGAGAGGGGCCGGCGCCGTAATGCGATGGCCCTGGATGGGCAGGGTGGCCGAGATGTCGCGCCCCCGGATGGCCGCCCAGGTGGGATGGGTCTGTGAGAattgggtgagggtgagggtgagggtgatgttggtgagtgGCAGGATAGTGCTGTGGCAGGCCGTGGTGGGATTGATGGGGAGGCGGCTCATGGAGGGGCGGCGGCCCGGCGTGCTGAAGCGAGCCGCGATGGTGGTGCGTATCATAAGGATGCGGAGCTTGGCTCTGCTCGGCCGTATGCGGCTCCTGTGACGAGTAGTCGACATTGTAATCCGGTCCTACGCGATAATTGCCCGCCAGTGTGCCTCCGATGCATGGGTTCCGCCAGAGCGAGCCGCCCTGGCTGGTCGCCGGATTCTGAATGGAAAGAATTGGAGGAAACTGGGCCCCGCGGGGCTTCTTcggcggagaggttggcgtGTGGTGCTGTTCGTGCCCACTCAAAATGGCTGCTGTCAAACCTGGGACTTGCTACTTGCTCTCCTCGCTGATGAAAAGAGCCTGGTTGTCGAGGAAAACCAGGGCgcatgtggtggtggctgctggtgaGCGGGCTCGTTCAGAAAGACTTCGGTGATAGGCTGTGTCGGTcacgttggtgttggggggtgggCCCTCCTCTTGGTAGCTTACTGTGTGATAGCTACAGTATATGTGTGCGTGTGCGGTATCTCGCTATGGGCGGTAGGCGTCAAATAGTATTACGTCGGTCTCGACATTGGCTGCTAATGATCGGTTCGGTCCAACTCTTGGTCGATGGTTTGGAAAAGATACAGGCAGAGAACTCAGAGTCCAAAGCAAGCGGCAGTGGGCATGACTGGCATTATATCGTCTGATATTCGGTACCGCGTAGCAgagtgagagggagggtgtGGGTTTAGTACCTGTTGCCTGCCTGCTTTGGGTCCAAGAGTTAAAGCATTCGTTAGATACTTCTCATGTGCCTGACAACAGATCGTTCCTGAGCAAAGGTGGAGCCCGAGCTACCTCGACCAACGATGACGGTAGCATAATTTGAGGATCTTATGCCATGGTCTAGCTGCCGGATATAGAAACTGCACCCCGGCAGCAGTTGATGATGCAACGACGGGGGCATGAGTACTTGGCTTGACCGGCAGGGTTATGAATACAGGACTAATCTATCCTACTCAATGACCCCGGCCGACTCATACCAACGAGGGGGAACTAGGGAAACAAAACGGCCCAAAGAGAGACGTGGGATGGAAACCGCATGGAAGAAGACTAAACATCCAGCTCGATGGAGAATTAAAATGTGAAACAGGGCCACCATGCAGGCGGAGACGGGCATGACGACAAGTGACTCCAGGTCCTTCAGTGAGATTCTCGTCCACTGCAGTAACGGCACTTGCCTTGCGAACCAAACTTGACAACGATGCTACCGTCTGTCATCTCTTTGTGCGAGATCTGCTGGAAAAGAGCAGAAAGGGGCTGGGGTCAAGGGGATAGCAGACCATCCAGGCCAGCCTAGCCTACTGACCAGGCTAGGAGGGCAGAGAGCTTACAGGAAACAGCGCGAATGTACTTGGCGATGATGCTCGCTGGGGCCGGTCAGATACTGGCGGGTACCCGGGAAGGACCACGGTACCTTGCTGATGAGTCCGCCGAGCGTTGCAAAATGCCGTGTGGGAGGCAAGCGGAGAAGCTGctgggttttggtggtgggctcgAGGCCTGTCCCAAAAGGGCCATAATAGACCAGGGGGCCTATATCAGACACAGACCAGAGCTCGGTTCACGGGCACACCATAGGGCAACCGGAAGACCGACTGCTGGTCCAACGGCCACATGATTAGCTCCCGTGTCCCCTAGAGCTGCCAAAAGCTCCAGGATCCTGGCATTGCCAACGCAAGGCTCGCGCTCGGTATGAGAGAGAACACCAGTTGTCAGCCAGCTCAGGCGCTGCCTCTGTTCATATCGCCGGGAATTTTGACGACATGTTGGTACAGGTGCACGGCGTAAACCCGTGCCTCCGCATGCTTCTGGAAGGACTTGACCCCGGTCTGGAAAAGAGTAGGATACCCGTCGAGTCGGCCGGCAGAAGCGTTCCCGTTGTAACCCTTTCATGGAGCAAAACCGTGCGTGGTCGGCGATCAGAGCTGCAAGATACCGGtgacgatggcgaggacgTGCGCGAAGCTATAGGCGCCCCGGGTATGATATGCCCAGGATACCATATCCAGATCCATATCCGGTTCATCTGATCATCGAGAGTgagtggaggttgatgggaagAGGCGAACACACCGTCCGTTCTATCGGCGACAAGCGCGACTGACGAGCTGGGCCACGGGCAGTACCATCTTGACAGCGAGTGTGGTAGGGAACTCGGATGAAGCTAATCTCGGGACCCCCAAGATTGCGCATATGTCAATGCTGCGAGGGTTCCCGGTCGTTCGCGGCCAACTGACTGTACAAAACAAGGTGtcagcaggagaagaaaagggcgACAGATCCAGTTTTGCCAAAACAAGAGACAGAAAAGTCAGGAAAGGGTAGCTGTTCGGATCAAAGTGGACGTGCCAGCTGACTACGACGGCGCCGGTGTTTCTTGGCAGCCAGGAGGTGCTGCAGCGCAACGATTTTCCGACACGGTGGAGGCTCTGGCCAAGCATCGCATGAAGGAAACGCGTTTCATTCGAACCTTGCAATTAAAGGCCGTGTTATGCTCCCCCAATGGCAAGATTAACGTGATTTCGGGTTTCTAGAATCCTGCAGCGATCTTCTAGCTTGAAGCGGGCGACCGGAAAGTCCGGGACTGTCAAGATATCGAAGCTTCGAAGATTCCAAGGGAGCTTCAACATGGACGCCATCGCTGGGTCACCGAAAAGGTCCAAGCGGCCAGGAGAGCGAGAGAAGCCGGGCCgtgagggcggtgatgacCGCGTTCCCGTTGATCGTCGCGCATCAGAGTATGTATTTGCTTGAGAGGTATCCTTTTCTATCTCGATTCGTTGATGTCTTGATGATACCCTGATGATTGTTTAATTTTTAGCGCACCTCCACTGTTCGTCATAATCCACCAAAAATAGGCAGTCACCAGGGATGCCTTCACCCCTCGctcccaccgcc encodes the following:
- a CDS encoding hypothetical protein (COG:K; EggNog:ENOG503P2YU); its protein translation is MRPGFPRQPGSFHQRGEQVASPRFDSSHFDQGGSLWRNPCIGGTLAGNYRVGPDYNVDYSSQEPHTAEQSQAPHPYDTHHHRGSLQHAGPPPLHEPPPHQSHHGLPQHYPATHQHHPHPHPHPILTDPSHLGGHPGARHLGHPAHPGPSHYGAGPSPHNVVPPLYPSLTPTHGSTAGVKRQRPDDLDLAVPGISELEQNELDSMQQTPLGAAYAQATGVPPAHHHHRLPDTGPPNKLMRRDGESSIGAGAPSVVGQAGMPAPAPRPRGPKLKFTPEDDQLLIDLKENKSLTWKQIADFFPGRSSGTLQVRYCTKLKAKTTQWTDETDQKLKTALQDYENEKWRIVANKVGTGFTPAACRERAAQLSGEEL
- the rhp26 gene encoding DNA repair protein rhp26 (COG:A; EggNog:ENOG503NU5F), translated to MPPKYSVIMSPPEAESPDAAGDASQEIPQTDKPNSLSTKESNAAIESTMENPVPDLAAPNLDDEASALAHLTENVRDQDELERDITLQANAALIEAEDTRDRKRIEKAQIQKVRLENQRKTQQAKLTSGRLTPANRLRIQKEITRLDSEIEICEQDVRDFETRIEARHQEGAAETQSKGAGAVGGRLPNETQREYLIRTGKITPFATFGGPRPDGVEGELADAIIEAEDEAVAEEIEEQVGDGPRSHQNLRRPGFAEETENSSTAELEFSLRPRKKRRVVQEVEGGSDDEFEPEDGARDDEEDESLEDDFDMTDTTLKKKRKRGKGVATAADGVGEEKVDLSNIDDGNEAVYQARLEDWVKRRSRARRARQLRLGQEVESEWDGEEEWFKPSPDESDHQFENGMKLPGDIYPSLFDYQKTGVQWLAELYAQQVGGIVGDEMGLGKTVQLISFVAALHYSKMLNKPVIVVAPATVLRQWVNEFHRWWPPLRVSILHSSGSGMFNVLDEGKREDVEDNWDTKSPAKSSKAAKKIVDKVVKHGHVLVTTYAGLQTYGDVLIPVEWGYAVLDEGHKIRNPNTAITIYCKELRTPNRIILSGTPMQNNLTELWSLFDFIFPMRLGTLVSFRTQFEVPIKLGGYANATNLQIMTAQKCAETLKEAISPYLLQRLKVDVAADLPKKSEQVLFCKLSKPQREAYELFLKSDEMASILDRSRQSLYGIDILRKICNHPDLLNPRLKNEPGYLWGSVEKSGKMAVVQSLLPMWKRLGHKTLLFCQGTQMLDIIEAFVQRLDDVRYLRMDGKTPIKQRQTLVDQFNNDPSLDVFLLTTKVGGLGVNLTGANRVIIFDPDWNPSTDVQARERAWRLGQKREVTIYRLMTAGTIEEKIYHRQIFKQFLSNKVLKDSKQQTNFNLNDLHDLFSLSSYEDGMTETSQLFKGSEAKNFMKSGPKELLIPGQDRVLLGPSAKKAAAREVASVTVKAEPQDDGENDLRNIEGVASLETFKAESDPPANEEDRLMEGLFARSVHSALEHDKIMNGKKTVRADKKMIQQEANRIAAQAALSLRRAGEQARNVPIGTVTWTGEVGEAGRPVQPRRRIAPGSAIIRNAGASGSRPGTPNAQPAPDRTLRAKDFEKMIPAFIKRHGGQVVSKLLVDHFNQYCTGTRQAEEFKIALGKVAQMDKKGTSMRATWSLKPDFQ